A segment of the Entomomonas moraniae genome:
TTCAAAATACCGAAAATAATTACCATGCCATACAACCCCCATCGCATCCGTATCATGGAAAGGTACGGTAAGCGCAATCGTTTCATTGTGTATTACATTTTCTTTTGGTTGCATTGTTAATCCTTTGATAACTTTTCCAAACCATTATCTTGCCAAAAGTTATAAAAATTAAACCAGTCTAATGGAGCCTCTATACAATGATTGGCCAATTCGTCTGCATATCTCTGTGCTAACATGGCTATCTGATGCGGTCTCTCATTTCTCTTAATTGATTGTGGAACATTAAATTCTTTAAAATCGATATAAAACTGTTCTTGTTTCTTCAAGCAAAACATTAAATAAACAGGGTATTTTAGAAGTAATGCCAAAGTAAAAGGCCCTTTTGGAAAAGGTGCTTTTTTACCTAAAAAACTAACCCACACTCTACTTTGCATAGTATCTCTATGATATGTCGTCACCGGTGTTCTATCACCAACAATAGCAACCCATTCGCCAGCTTTAAGTTTTTCCTCAAGCAGTATAGTGGTATCCATACCCACTTCATCCACCTGTATTAAATTAATTGTAGACTTCGGGTTTATTTCTTTTACAAGTTGGTTAAAACGCAATGCATGTTTAGTAAATACAAAAGCATTGATGATGACATGATCGGACAACTCTGCTAATGCTCGACACACTTCAATATCGCCTAAATGAGATACTAATAGCAAGCAACCCTGTTTTTGTTTAACTAAATCTAGGCAATGGGATTTATTTGGAAAGTTAATCTGCTCAGCAGGTATCTGATTGAGCCAAGCAGCTACCTTATCTAAACTCGCTTGGGCAAAGCGTAAAAAATGTTTATAACTATTCAGGTGCGGTAAAACAAGCCCTTTTTCGCTTGCATAACCTCGTAATAGGGCTAAATATTGTTGGGACGCTTCACGTTGTTTTTTACCTGTTAACCAAAAATAGCTAGCTATTGGATAAAGAAGTATATAACACAATCTACGACCAAATAACCGATAGACGGACAATAAAAAACGCATCCCCCATAGCCCCTTACGCTCAATAACTTCAGACCAATGTGTGTCCTTTTTAAAGTGGCGTTTAAGCAATGCGGGCACATGAGGAAACATACCAAAAAATAACCGTGTATGCATCCAAGAAATTCTTAAATTATCTTTCCACACAGAAAAGTGTGAGACACCATCTTTAGGATACACAACTTTTGTAGGAAAAAAATAACACTCGGTACCTTCCCAGTAAAGACGTACCATAATGTCTATATCAAAATCCATATATTGGCCAAGTGATTTCTTTTGTAGCAATGGCATAACCGCTGCTAAGGGATAAACTCTAAAGCCACACATTGAATCCTTTATCGTGAAACTTAAAGTTTCAATCCAAACCCAAACATGAGTAATATAGCGTGAGTATAACCGTGACTTTGGCACGGTTTCATCATAAATAGGTTGTCCCGAAATCAATGTTTGTGGATACTTATGTGCGTTAGCAATAAGCTGTGGAATATCATCAATATTATGTTGAGCATCCGCATCAATTTGCAAACAATGGCTATAGCCTTGCTTAAAAGCCTCCTTAAAGCCCTCGATCACTGCCCCACCTTTACCACTATTATGAGGCAAGGTAATTAACGTTAACCAATGATTAATTTCTATTAATTTCGTTAATACCTGTTTAGTCTCATCGTCACTCCCATCATCAACAATAATACAGGGAAGCTGATAAACTGATAGCCCACTAATCACTTGCTCTATCAAGCTGCCATGATTAAAGCAAGGGATTAAAACACATAAAGAGACTATTGGTTCAACATGCTGATTCATAAGTTAATTTGCCCAGTACTTGCTATTTTATTGCTTTTTGCATATTCAAATTTGAGCTTATTTTTTTCGAACAACCAATCTATTGTTAATACAACATCATCTTCTGGGCATAGTGGGCTTTGAAACTTAACAACATCTATGCCGCCAAAAGCTGTTATATTAAAATACGTTTGAGCATAATGCATTACCCAGTCGATCTGGGCAACACCGGGGAAAATAGCTTGCTCAGGGAAATGCCCAGCAAACCAAAATAAATCTTTTGATAATGTAAAAGATAACTGTAAAGAATATTTACTAATAGCAGGAGGATTCAAAAAAACCGGTAACATCATTTAAATAACCTCTCTAATTCATCATAGCATATCTTACCTCTTTCATTATAAGGCAATTCATTAATTACTCTCCATTTTTTTGGAATAGCTACAAACTCAAGCACCTCTTTTAAAGTTTGACGCCAACACTGAAACAGAGCATACCGACCTAAGTCAGATAACTCTGACTGTCCATCTACGGATAGTACAAGACAAGCTCCGAGTATAAAGCTACTCGATTGATCCAATACTATTACAGCGGCATCAACTACATTAGGTAATGCTTTTAATCGTTCCTCAACCTCAGAGAGGGAAACTCTTTTCTCCTCGATTTTTATGACTCGATCCTTTCTCCCTAGCAAATGAAAACCATTATCTAATAACTCAACCGTATCAGACAGCACAACAGGCAACACGCTACATAGCGGGCTATAGACTACCGCACCATCAGAAGTCGGGACAATCTTAATTGGTGGAAAGTTTAACCATGGCTGATTTTTATAACATTGCCTGCGAGAGGCAATCACACCTGTTTCACTTGAGCCGTAGATCTCCAGTGGGAGATTAACGAGACAATGTTTAACGTGTTGAGCTTCATCGTAAGTTAATGGGCCTCCACCAGATAAAATCATAGCAAAAGCCTTACTTGGCAAATTACTATCCAAACGCTTTAAAAAAGCGGGGCTCGCCACCAAAAGGGCACCTTCTGGATAAAGACAAAGCTGTTCATGATACTGAACCTTCTTTGACTCAAATGGGATACCTGACAGTAAAGGTAATAATACTTTAAATGTTAAGCCATATAAATGCTGATGGCTAACGGTTGCTATTACAAGTTCAATTAACTGATCAGCTAAAAGATGCTCAATTAATAAATGAACCTCTTTCTCCAACAGTGTTATAGGCTTACAAATCGGCTTTGGTATACCTGTTGAACCAGAGGTAAATAATATTAATGACAAATCCTTTGCCAATATTGGTAAATTAACTACCTCTTTAGACATACTTTGATGGACCTGAATCACAGGTTTTGTTGTGCTAATGGCGGATATATCCGTTAAAACAATATCAAAGGTATGTACTTGCTCCGCTAGCTTTTTAGACTTTAAATGACCTAATAAAATAGGTGTTTTCCCACTGTACAAAGAAGCAAACAAAGCGACAGCAAAAAAGTAACTATCTTCAAAATATAATGCACAACGATTACCCGGTAGTGCACTCAACTGATGAATAAGTGCTAAGACAGCATGTCTAAACTGATATAATGTGAAAGCTTGGCTACTACTCCAGGCAATAATCGTCGTAGGATCACGGGACTCATTTAAAACAGAGTCAATACTCAATGCAAGTGTCATGGCATATGCCTCTTACGCACTTTTTGGCGAACTAACCATTCGCTACACATCAATGTTCCCATTAATAAATAACTAATTAATCCATTATAAAGCGTCCAATACATCATATTATTAACTAAGCACGTTATCATAGAAACAGTGCCATTTAATACAAAAAAGACACACCACACCTTAGTCACCATTCGACAATAAGAAACTCCTTTTTCTGGTAACTCAGGTTCAGTTACTCTAGCTAACTGCTCTACAACACTTGGTGGGTTGAATAAACTATAAACAAATACCACTAAAAGTAACAAGTTAATACAAACAGGATAATATAAAACCCAATGATTCTCTTTCAATAACCAACTTAAGGCAGCTAAAAAAATCCCTAAAAAGGCACCTAATTTAAGGCACCATAAAAAATAACTAGACTTGAAATTGACTAAAAAGAAACGAATGCTAAAAAAAACGATAAGGACAGGGGCAATGAATTGAATGCCCGCATATTGCAACCCTAAATAAACAACTAATGGATAAAAAATTAATAATACACCAAAAAAAATGCCTAAAAAATTAGGCTTTTTTGATACATCAGCAGTAAACTTCATGTTATTTTATACCGACAAATTATTTATTATTGACTAGTCGATAAATAACTTCTTCTATATCACCAATTGTACGCACCGATTTAAAATCTTCAGGATTTACTTTCTTTTTAATCACTTTTTGTACATGAACAATTAAGTCAATCGCATCAATACTGTCCAACTCAAGATCCTCAAACAGTCTTGCCTCGTGAGTAATCACCGACTCAGGCACTTCAAAAAGCGTTACCATTGCTGATTTTATTTCATTAAAAATCTGCTGCCTTTCCATGATTATCCTCTTGCTACAACCTGACTATTAACAAAATCGACTAAACTTGCAATAGAGTAAAAATGCTTTTTAGTATCCTCACTCTCCGGTGATAAAACAATGTTATACTTCGACTTTAATGCAAGCCCAAGCTCCAAAGCATCAATAGAGTCCAAGCCCAACCCCTCATTAAATAAAGGCGCATGATCGTCTATTTGTTCAGGTGTTAAATCTTCTAAATTGAGGGTATGAATAATAAGTTGCTTTATTTCAGCTGATAATATTTGCATTATTACTTCTCTGCATTTGGATCTAATAATCCCGTCAAATAACCTGTTAACTTCCTAACATCAATAGCTAACGATGCCCCATCTTCATGTATAAAAGAGTTAATCGAAAGCTTACGCCCAACCTCAATATTAAATACAGGCTTACGTAATGGGACATGATACCACTTTTTATTTTTTGTTAAAAAGACCTCACTGCAAAAAATAGATACAATTCGTATATCAGCCCTAGAGCGTATTGCTATGTTTGCGGCACCTCGTTGTAATTTAAAGGGTTCTCCCTCTACAGTCCTTGTTCCTTCGGGGAAAACTAAAATCATATCCCCTTTTACTAAACAATGATGGCAATCTTTTAATAATTGTTCAGGATCATTATTAGGAATATATCCAGCGGCCTTTATAACACCTTTCATAAAAAAATTATTTAATAATGTATTTTTCACAATACAGGTACACTTTGGCATAACAGAAGTGATTAAAACATAGTCCAATAAATTAGGATGATTAGCAACGACAAGGCATCCATCATCCTCACTCAACTTCTCTACATTAGAAATCTGATAATCAAGTACACCTGTTATTTTTGTTAAAAGCAAAAATAGCTTAAAACTATAACGTATAGATTTTTGCGTTAACTCATGGCGCTTTTTATCATCCCGAATAACGCAGTTTAATAAATTAAAAAAGAAGGTTGATAACAATAAAGCACCTAGACCAAAAACACAAAACGAAAAACCTGTCATTAACAGGCGCCAGAATCGATTCAGGAATAAAAAACTATACTTCATTATTTAACGACCACTGCCATTGAGTCCTACAACCAACCACATTAAAGCTTTTCTTTTTTAATAGATAATGCTTCAAAAATATCAATGATTGAGGTAAGGACTCTACAACGGAACTATCAGGTTTTATTTGCTGCTGACAAATACAACTATTACCTTTCACTATTACCATCCCTAAAGCATAGACAAGCCCATCTTGATAAAAAAGCAGTCTACTTCGATAAGCCGCGGGAACGTTTCCATCAAAATCAATGAGTAAAACTTTATTCTTACCTGAGTGAAGCATAGCTTGAACCTCTAATAATCCTTGCTGAAAACTATCAGCCCCAGCAGATAAGGAAGAGACTGGAATATTTTTTTTTGCTTCAATCGTAAAAAGTCCTGCGGATGTATTATGGACTGACATCGTAAAGCTTGTTGGAGAGGGATCCTTTTGACTCACCAAATCTTTGATAATATGATAAGTGCGATCAAGCTCACCATGTCTACTCACAAAGACAGCTGCATCAATATCTGTATGTTTCTCTAATAATTGCAAAGCAGTTTCTAACGCCATCTTGCTTGATGAACTCATTCGCCTAGCAACCATCATAGGAATCTTTTTAAAAACCACTTTTTGTTGCATATTCCAGTTATAATTTTGGCTAGAGGACCATTGTTGCCAGAGGTCAGAACTACACAATCCCGGCGCCACCCCATACCAATCAAGAATATCAAATGAGTAACTCAACACACCCTCACCTCAAAAGAGATTTATATATTTATTATCTATAGCTTGTAATTATAGCTTATTTTTGAGAAATATTTTTTAATAATATAAGTCCTGCTTTTATTATGAATTTGCCTTAGATCAAAATGACTATAAAACAGACAATTGTATACGTTTTTTTGTCTACCTTATAAGGAGTAGTCACATTCCTTAATTCATCTAAAAAAAAATACCAACAAAAACCCTTCTTTAACTGCTGTATTTTTAATTCTTGTTATAACAAAAAAAATTGGGAGTATAAAATTGGCTATCAAAGTATTAGCTACATACTTTGATATTCTCTGTACGTAATGGAAGCTTATATTGTAAAAATAAGCTTAGATTTAAAGAGGTAGTCTGTATGACTTAAATTATCCTTTTTATCCAAGCAGCAATTGACTCTCTTGTTCTTTTAGTTAATTCTAATTGCACAGGGCTATCTGTCTTTTGATGTAATACATGAGCCCTACTTAAAATAGTTGGCCCGTAGGTCACATCGGATACTTTTAACTTCAATAGATCACAACCCCGTAGTTTGCCATCCAGTGCCAAATTGAAAAGTGCTAGGTCACGGGCTTT
Coding sequences within it:
- a CDS encoding beta-ketoacyl synthase chain length factor, whose translation is MSYSFDILDWYGVAPGLCSSDLWQQWSSSQNYNWNMQQKVVFKKIPMMVARRMSSSSKMALETALQLLEKHTDIDAAVFVSRHGELDRTYHIIKDLVSQKDPSPTSFTMSVHNTSAGLFTIEAKKNIPVSSLSAGADSFQQGLLEVQAMLHSGKNKVLLIDFDGNVPAAYRSRLLFYQDGLVYALGMVIVKGNSCICQQQIKPDSSVVESLPQSLIFLKHYLLKKKSFNVVGCRTQWQWSLNNEV
- a CDS encoding lysophospholipid acyltransferase family protein codes for the protein MTGFSFCVFGLGALLLSTFFFNLLNCVIRDDKKRHELTQKSIRYSFKLFLLLTKITGVLDYQISNVEKLSEDDGCLVVANHPNLLDYVLITSVMPKCTCIVKNTLLNNFFMKGVIKAAGYIPNNDPEQLLKDCHHCLVKGDMILVFPEGTRTVEGEPFKLQRGAANIAIRSRADIRIVSIFCSEVFLTKNKKWYHVPLRKPVFNIEVGRKLSINSFIHEDGASLAIDVRKLTGYLTGLLDPNAEK
- a CDS encoding AMP-binding protein, which translates into the protein MTLALSIDSVLNESRDPTTIIAWSSSQAFTLYQFRHAVLALIHQLSALPGNRCALYFEDSYFFAVALFASLYSGKTPILLGHLKSKKLAEQVHTFDIVLTDISAISTTKPVIQVHQSMSKEVVNLPILAKDLSLILFTSGSTGIPKPICKPITLLEKEVHLLIEHLLADQLIELVIATVSHQHLYGLTFKVLLPLLSGIPFESKKVQYHEQLCLYPEGALLVASPAFLKRLDSNLPSKAFAMILSGGGPLTYDEAQHVKHCLVNLPLEIYGSSETGVIASRRQCYKNQPWLNFPPIKIVPTSDGAVVYSPLCSVLPVVLSDTVELLDNGFHLLGRKDRVIKIEEKRVSLSEVEERLKALPNVVDAAVIVLDQSSSFILGACLVLSVDGQSELSDLGRYALFQCWRQTLKEVLEFVAIPKKWRVINELPYNERGKICYDELERLFK
- a CDS encoding phosphopantetheine-binding protein; this encodes MQILSAEIKQLIIHTLNLEDLTPEQIDDHAPLFNEGLGLDSIDALELGLALKSKYNIVLSPESEDTKKHFYSIASLVDFVNSQVVARG
- a CDS encoding COG4648 family protein, whose translation is MKFTADVSKKPNFLGIFFGVLLIFYPLVVYLGLQYAGIQFIAPVLIVFFSIRFFLVNFKSSYFLWCLKLGAFLGIFLAALSWLLKENHWVLYYPVCINLLLLVVFVYSLFNPPSVVEQLARVTEPELPEKGVSYCRMVTKVWCVFFVLNGTVSMITCLVNNMMYWTLYNGLISYLLMGTLMCSEWLVRQKVRKRHMP
- a CDS encoding glycosyltransferase family 2 protein, which gives rise to MNQHVEPIVSLCVLIPCFNHGSLIEQVISGLSVYQLPCIIVDDGSDDETKQVLTKLIEINHWLTLITLPHNSGKGGAVIEGFKEAFKQGYSHCLQIDADAQHNIDDIPQLIANAHKYPQTLISGQPIYDETVPKSRLYSRYITHVWVWIETLSFTIKDSMCGFRVYPLAAVMPLLQKKSLGQYMDFDIDIMVRLYWEGTECYFFPTKVVYPKDGVSHFSVWKDNLRISWMHTRLFFGMFPHVPALLKRHFKKDTHWSEVIERKGLWGMRFLLSVYRLFGRRLCYILLYPIASYFWLTGKKQREASQQYLALLRGYASEKGLVLPHLNSYKHFLRFAQASLDKVAAWLNQIPAEQINFPNKSHCLDLVKQKQGCLLLVSHLGDIEVCRALAELSDHVIINAFVFTKHALRFNQLVKEINPKSTINLIQVDEVGMDTTILLEEKLKAGEWVAIVGDRTPVTTYHRDTMQSRVWVSFLGKKAPFPKGPFTLALLLKYPVYLMFCLKKQEQFYIDFKEFNVPQSIKRNERPHQIAMLAQRYADELANHCIEAPLDWFNFYNFWQDNGLEKLSKD
- a CDS encoding ApeI family dehydratase, which produces MMLPVFLNPPAISKYSLQLSFTLSKDLFWFAGHFPEQAIFPGVAQIDWVMHYAQTYFNITAFGGIDVVKFQSPLCPEDDVVLTIDWLFEKNKLKFEYAKSNKIASTGQINL
- a CDS encoding site-specific integrase → MVRKKLYRYPISGEYELGLELEDKARDLALFNLALDGKLRGCDLLKLKVSDVTYGPTILSRAHVLHQKTDSPVQLELTKRTRESIAAWIKRII
- a CDS encoding acyl carrier protein, whose translation is MMERQQIFNEIKSAMVTLFEVPESVITHEARLFEDLELDSIDAIDLIVHVQKVIKKKVNPEDFKSVRTIGDIEEVIYRLVNNK